A genome region from Paenibacillus pabuli includes the following:
- a CDS encoding glycoside hydrolase family 125 protein — protein sequence MEQFRLPKIPMPPVAVPQSIQAVLEEAEQKLAHRPKLLQLFKNCFPNTIETTTKLMDDGTTFVITGDIPASWLRDSVEQVVHYIPFAKEDEDLQRIIGGLIKRHIQYVHIDPYANAFNETANDWHWNTTDETDMSPWVWERKFEIDSLCFVVRLAYLYWKETELTDIFDSSFKAAMRKIVDLFKVEQHHMEQSPYRFTRNNGIPTDSLRNHGKGMPVNYTGMIWSGFRSSDDVCDFHYNIPGNMFAVVALRQMQEFAEWVFRDMALLQELKDLEQDVDHGIQLYGIYRHPEFGPIYAYETDGYGNYCLMDDAGTPGLMSIPYLGYVTADDPIYQNTRRFALSKENPFYYEGKVAKGIGSPHTPQDYIWHMGLSMQGLTAQSAEEKLEIIRMLEATDADTGYMHEGFHADDPTIFTRKWFAWSNSLFSQLVYKSMKDGLL from the coding sequence ATGGAACAATTCAGATTACCCAAAATACCAATGCCGCCTGTTGCTGTGCCGCAATCCATTCAGGCAGTGCTCGAAGAAGCGGAACAGAAGCTGGCTCACAGACCGAAGCTGCTTCAGTTATTCAAGAACTGTTTCCCCAATACGATCGAAACGACAACGAAACTGATGGACGATGGCACGACTTTTGTCATCACCGGAGACATTCCGGCCTCATGGCTGCGTGATTCCGTGGAGCAGGTGGTGCACTACATTCCGTTTGCGAAGGAAGATGAGGACCTGCAGCGGATCATCGGCGGGCTGATCAAGCGCCATATCCAGTATGTTCATATTGATCCGTATGCCAATGCCTTCAATGAGACAGCCAATGACTGGCATTGGAACACAACGGATGAGACCGACATGTCGCCTTGGGTATGGGAACGCAAATTTGAGATTGATTCGCTGTGCTTTGTTGTGCGGCTCGCCTACTTATATTGGAAGGAAACGGAGCTGACCGACATTTTTGATTCCAGCTTCAAGGCAGCCATGCGCAAAATCGTGGATCTGTTCAAAGTGGAACAGCATCACATGGAACAATCTCCATATCGCTTCACGCGCAATAACGGCATTCCTACAGATTCTCTGCGTAATCATGGGAAAGGCATGCCGGTCAATTATACAGGCATGATCTGGTCCGGCTTCCGTTCCAGCGACGATGTGTGCGATTTTCACTACAACATCCCAGGCAACATGTTTGCAGTTGTCGCTTTGCGCCAGATGCAGGAGTTTGCCGAGTGGGTGTTCCGGGATATGGCACTGCTGCAGGAGCTTAAGGATCTGGAGCAGGACGTGGATCACGGCATTCAGTTGTACGGCATCTATCGTCATCCGGAATTTGGCCCTATCTATGCGTACGAGACGGATGGGTACGGTAACTACTGTCTCATGGATGATGCCGGTACACCGGGACTGATGTCAATTCCATATCTGGGTTACGTTACTGCAGATGATCCGATCTATCAAAATACCCGCCGATTTGCCCTGAGCAAAGAGAACCCGTTCTATTATGAGGGCAAGGTTGCGAAAGGCATCGGCAGCCCGCACACGCCACAGGATTACATCTGGCATATGGGCTTATCCATGCAGGGACTGACGGCACAATCCGCCGAGGAGAAGCTGGAAATCATTCGTATGCTGGAAGCAACAGATGCGGATACAGGTTATATGCATGAAGGTTTCCATGCGGATGATCCAACGATTTTTACGAGAAAATGGTTTGCATGGTCCAACAGCCTGTTCTCCCAGTTGGTCTATAAATCCATGAAGGATGGCCTGTTATGA
- a CDS encoding alpha-mannosidase, giving the protein MTEQKNKPKTKRAHIISHTHWDREWYLPYEKHHMRLVQLVDSLLDELDEGADYKSFYLDGQTIIIDDYLQVRPEQKERLEKHIRNGRIVIGPWYILQDAFLTSGEANVRNMQVGHRDAKRYGTPSKIGYFPDTFGLVGQTPQLMLQSGIDNVFFGRGVKPTGFNNTVSDAGYESSFSELMWEGPDGSKVLGVLFANWYSNGNEIPVDEASARKFWETKLADAEKYASTNELLYMNGCDHQPIQRDLPEAIRMAEQLHPDIEFVHSNFPDYLTALKESAEHELSTVKGELRSQRTDGWGTLVNTASARVYLKQMNQLGQAMLEKVAEPLASYAHLLGHAYPHDQLTYAWKTLMQNHPHDSICGCSVDEVHCEMVTRFEKSRHVAEAMIEESTSQIAASVDTSIFASYGEDPRPLITFNTTGWERSGVVQIELDAARIYFRDGISLEDMAAQMNNVDLSGRVLVDENGLLVPCTVEDLGLQFGYDLPDDRFRQPYSCRRVRITFEAGNVPALGLKAYAWVRSEAMVEAVTNGSELRLGERSMENEYVAVTIADNGSFTLKDKRTGRTYQDLGVYENVGDIGNEYMFKQPENEVALTTRELTAEIQILEDTPYRTSYEIAHHWEIPASADEMLDREQRELIYYPYRKAQRSKQTTTLRIRTILSLSRSGKGVRLQTTFNNQAKDHRVRALFPTDLATAVHHVDSMFEIATRDNVPAPEWQNPSNTQHQQSFVDVSEDQAGLVVANLGLNEYEVLQDGRNTIAVTLLRAVGELGDWGLFPTPEAQCLGEHSFQMEIIPHDGSGASSDAYIEAYQFQVPWTLVQTDVHSGTLSSTHTPFAWQGEGLAFSSLKVNEESGDLMMRWYNMKPGTSLLSLDANELNTNVEAYKSNILEEKGEKLAASSDVSTNRSSGKEWSIQIGPCEIVTLGLGR; this is encoded by the coding sequence ATGACGGAACAAAAGAATAAACCAAAAACCAAAAGAGCCCATATCATTTCGCACACCCACTGGGATCGGGAATGGTACCTGCCCTATGAGAAGCATCATATGCGGCTCGTTCAACTGGTGGATTCACTGTTAGATGAGCTCGATGAGGGAGCGGACTACAAAAGCTTCTACCTGGATGGACAAACGATCATCATCGACGATTATCTCCAGGTTCGCCCGGAGCAAAAGGAGCGGCTGGAGAAGCATATCCGGAATGGCCGGATCGTGATCGGGCCTTGGTATATCTTGCAGGATGCGTTCCTTACCAGTGGTGAAGCCAATGTGCGCAATATGCAGGTTGGACATCGGGATGCGAAGCGTTACGGCACGCCTTCTAAGATCGGTTATTTTCCCGATACGTTCGGGCTGGTTGGACAGACGCCGCAGCTCATGCTGCAATCTGGCATCGATAACGTCTTTTTTGGAAGAGGCGTGAAACCTACAGGTTTCAATAATACAGTATCGGATGCAGGTTACGAATCCAGCTTCTCGGAGCTGATGTGGGAAGGTCCGGATGGATCGAAAGTGCTGGGTGTGCTATTTGCCAATTGGTATTCCAATGGTAATGAAATTCCGGTAGACGAGGCTTCAGCCCGCAAATTCTGGGAAACGAAGCTGGCAGATGCCGAGAAATATGCCTCGACCAATGAGCTGCTGTACATGAACGGATGTGATCACCAGCCTATTCAGCGGGATCTGCCTGAGGCAATCCGAATGGCCGAGCAATTACATCCCGACATTGAGTTCGTTCACTCCAACTTTCCAGATTATCTGACTGCTCTGAAAGAATCAGCGGAACATGAGTTGTCCACGGTAAAAGGAGAGCTGCGCAGCCAGCGTACCGATGGCTGGGGTACCCTGGTGAACACCGCTTCTGCACGGGTTTATCTGAAACAGATGAACCAGCTTGGTCAAGCCATGCTGGAAAAGGTGGCTGAGCCACTGGCATCCTATGCCCATCTCCTTGGACATGCTTATCCGCATGATCAACTGACCTATGCCTGGAAAACGCTGATGCAGAACCATCCGCATGACAGTATTTGCGGCTGCAGTGTGGATGAGGTCCACTGCGAGATGGTCACACGATTCGAGAAGAGTCGTCACGTCGCTGAAGCGATGATTGAAGAGAGCACAAGTCAGATTGCTGCTTCGGTGGATACCTCAATTTTTGCCAGTTATGGTGAAGATCCGCGACCACTGATCACGTTCAATACGACAGGGTGGGAGCGCAGCGGCGTTGTTCAGATCGAACTGGATGCTGCTCGTATCTACTTCCGTGATGGAATTTCATTAGAGGATATGGCTGCCCAAATGAACAACGTAGATCTGTCTGGTCGTGTCCTCGTTGATGAAAATGGATTGCTCGTTCCGTGTACAGTTGAAGATCTGGGGCTGCAATTCGGATACGATCTGCCGGATGACCGATTCCGTCAGCCGTACAGCTGCCGTCGGGTCAGAATTACATTTGAAGCTGGGAACGTGCCAGCGCTTGGCTTGAAGGCGTATGCCTGGGTTCGCAGTGAAGCTATGGTTGAAGCTGTTACGAATGGCTCTGAGCTGCGCCTTGGCGAACGAAGCATGGAAAATGAGTATGTGGCAGTAACGATCGCAGATAACGGTTCCTTTACACTGAAGGATAAACGGACAGGACGGACGTACCAAGATCTTGGCGTTTACGAAAATGTTGGGGATATCGGTAACGAGTACATGTTCAAGCAGCCGGAGAACGAAGTTGCTCTGACTACAAGAGAACTAACAGCTGAAATTCAGATCCTTGAAGATACGCCGTACCGTACCTCCTACGAAATCGCACATCATTGGGAAATCCCTGCTTCGGCGGATGAGATGCTGGATCGTGAACAACGGGAGCTCATCTATTACCCGTATCGCAAGGCGCAGCGTTCCAAACAAACCACCACACTGCGTATTCGTACGATCCTGTCGTTAAGTCGCAGCGGAAAAGGAGTACGTTTGCAAACCACGTTCAACAATCAGGCGAAGGATCATCGTGTACGTGCCCTGTTCCCAACCGATCTGGCGACTGCTGTACACCACGTGGATTCCATGTTCGAAATTGCGACTCGTGATAATGTGCCCGCACCAGAGTGGCAAAATCCAAGCAATACGCAGCATCAGCAAAGTTTTGTGGATGTGAGCGAAGATCAGGCCGGACTGGTCGTAGCCAATCTGGGACTGAATGAATATGAAGTCCTTCAGGATGGGCGCAATACGATAGCCGTAACGCTGCTCCGTGCCGTAGGGGAGCTTGGGGACTGGGGGTTGTTCCCAACGCCGGAAGCACAATGTCTGGGAGAGCATTCGTTCCAAATGGAGATCATTCCGCATGATGGAAGCGGTGCATCATCCGATGCATACATCGAGGCTTACCAGTTCCAGGTTCCATGGACGCTGGTTCAAACGGATGTTCACTCCGGTACGCTGTCTTCAACGCATACACCATTTGCCTGGCAGGGGGAAGGCTTGGCATTCTCCTCATTGAAAGTGAATGAGGAATCAGGGGATCTGATGATGCGTTGGTATAATATGAAGCCGGGCACATCCCTGCTCAGTCTGGATGCGAACGAATTAAATACGAATGTTGAAGCATACAAGAGCAATATTCTGGAGGAGAAGGGCGAGAAACTGGCAGCCTCTTCAGATGTTTCTACTAATCGATCTAGCGGCAAGGAATGGTCCATCCAGATAGGCCCTTGCGAGATTGTTACCTTAGGGCTCGGTCGCTAA
- a CDS encoding alpha-mannosidase encodes MERIRRFIRELSEHQWLEQMELRSWNITRAYYDVPGKYETQGPYPEGEGLDRFPSTQGTTYFFRTRLEVPSSWQHAPFGLLFQSGGEGLLRVNGRSYQGLDRNHTYVTLDPSSIGIHPELEIELFDPVPEPVDPLNQQAVIQPPITSITSLLVRPNEAVRSLMYTLIIVRDSAVLLPESDFRRVRLLEAIYRAMDQFVGLTDEEIKQGEGIRQIEESLANQVREIGGNAEGLEHMVGQSHIDIAWLWPVRETVRKTSRTFSTVDALMNEYPDYVYSQSQPLLYAFLKEHDPELYARVKQRIAEGRWELVGGMWVEPDLNIPSGESLIRQMLYGQRFYMEEFGKTSQIEWLPDTFGYCASLPQILKHGNVEYFMTTKLGWNDTNVFPYDLFHWVGIDGTPILSYLNHGVNEHTLPKDIHDHWQSYREKAAHPEHMLLYGHGDGGGGVTREMLEYVDRADLMVGQPASRYSTAAAFFAGIEAEQPKLPEWHGDLYLELHRGTYTTHARNKRNNRKAEVLYREAELWNTLALPDMETQAEKEVRSALHEGWKLILLNQFHDIIPGSAITESYVTSDEEYVRVFELGRAGLNQGVEALTAGINTQGPEGSEAYVVFNSLGWKRSTVVQLPVHDGLERYAIDEEGQRLRLDREDHTISILVNDIPALGYKTIWLVPENMRETNVREVISFTGQPAFNDTWDTAFYHAEFNERGEITRLWDKAAEREMLKPGERGNQFHFFHDRPTLWDAWDIDSRYEEQVAGEVELLEKKLVLAGTTKDVLRFRWKLHQSVITQDIVFYHESRRIDFQTQVSWNENHKLLKVGFPIDVVTSKATYEIPFGALERPTHRNTSWEQAQYEVCGHRFADVSEYGYGVSLLNDCKYGYDVQGSTIRLSLLRAPKWPDRTADLGEHEFTYSLYPHEGDWRKAHTVRHAAELNHEVTVQHAEQSAGRRPATGAWINFDSSHVVLDTVKPAEDGHGTILRFYESSGKREQVTLQWPHAFEQAYLSNALEEAGEPLDSSNGQITLSFKPYEIKTVLLR; translated from the coding sequence TTGGAACGTATTAGACGATTTATTCGCGAATTGTCCGAACATCAGTGGCTGGAGCAAATGGAGCTTCGCAGCTGGAACATCACCCGTGCTTATTATGACGTGCCGGGAAAATATGAGACTCAAGGGCCTTATCCGGAGGGAGAAGGCCTGGATCGTTTTCCAAGCACGCAGGGAACCACATACTTCTTTCGGACCCGTCTGGAGGTCCCCTCTTCCTGGCAGCATGCGCCATTCGGACTGTTGTTTCAATCGGGAGGAGAAGGATTGCTGCGGGTGAATGGCCGTTCCTATCAGGGTCTGGATCGCAATCATACGTACGTTACGCTTGACCCATCCAGCATTGGAATCCATCCTGAACTTGAAATCGAACTGTTCGATCCGGTACCTGAGCCTGTTGATCCGTTGAACCAGCAGGCCGTAATTCAGCCGCCAATCACATCAATCACTAGTTTGTTGGTGAGACCGAACGAGGCGGTTCGCAGCCTGATGTATACGCTCATCATTGTACGGGATTCGGCTGTACTGCTGCCCGAAAGCGACTTCCGACGTGTACGCCTGCTGGAAGCCATCTATCGTGCAATGGATCAATTTGTCGGCCTCACAGATGAAGAGATTAAGCAGGGGGAAGGCATTCGCCAGATTGAAGAGAGTTTAGCGAATCAAGTACGGGAGATTGGTGGTAACGCCGAAGGTCTTGAACATATGGTGGGACAGTCCCACATCGATATTGCCTGGCTGTGGCCTGTACGGGAGACGGTTCGCAAGACAAGTCGTACATTCTCAACCGTGGATGCACTAATGAACGAATATCCCGATTATGTGTACTCCCAGAGCCAACCTTTGCTGTATGCCTTTCTGAAGGAACATGATCCCGAATTGTATGCACGGGTGAAGCAGCGCATTGCAGAAGGACGCTGGGAACTGGTTGGCGGCATGTGGGTTGAGCCGGATCTGAACATTCCGAGCGGGGAGTCCCTGATTCGCCAAATGTTATATGGCCAGCGTTTTTACATGGAGGAGTTCGGTAAGACATCCCAGATTGAATGGCTGCCGGATACATTCGGGTACTGTGCCTCCCTGCCCCAGATTTTGAAGCATGGTAATGTAGAATATTTCATGACGACGAAGCTGGGATGGAACGATACCAATGTATTCCCATACGATCTCTTTCACTGGGTTGGCATTGACGGTACACCGATCCTGTCCTACCTCAACCATGGTGTCAACGAACACACCTTACCGAAGGATATTCATGATCACTGGCAGTCCTACCGTGAGAAAGCAGCACACCCCGAGCACATGCTCCTGTATGGACATGGTGATGGCGGCGGCGGGGTAACCCGCGAGATGCTGGAATATGTGGATCGCGCAGACCTGATGGTAGGACAGCCTGCTAGTCGCTACAGTACAGCAGCAGCTTTTTTTGCAGGCATTGAAGCAGAGCAACCTAAACTTCCTGAATGGCACGGTGATCTGTACCTGGAACTGCATCGAGGCACATATACGACACATGCACGCAACAAGCGGAATAATCGCAAAGCAGAGGTTCTGTATCGTGAAGCCGAGCTGTGGAACACTCTCGCTCTGCCGGACATGGAGACTCAGGCGGAAAAGGAAGTGCGTTCCGCACTGCATGAGGGCTGGAAGCTGATTTTGCTGAATCAATTCCACGATATTATTCCAGGATCTGCGATTACGGAGTCCTACGTGACTTCGGATGAGGAATATGTACGGGTTTTCGAGTTAGGTAGAGCAGGGCTGAACCAAGGCGTTGAGGCATTGACGGCGGGCATTAATACACAGGGGCCCGAGGGTTCAGAGGCCTATGTGGTGTTCAACAGCCTCGGCTGGAAGCGTAGTACTGTCGTTCAGCTCCCCGTGCACGATGGCTTGGAGCGTTACGCGATAGATGAAGAGGGTCAGCGCCTGAGACTGGATCGGGAGGATCACACGATTTCGATTCTTGTGAACGACATTCCGGCATTAGGGTATAAGACGATTTGGCTGGTACCTGAAAACATGAGGGAAACGAATGTACGAGAAGTGATCAGCTTTACCGGTCAACCAGCCTTTAACGATACATGGGATACCGCGTTCTATCATGCAGAGTTTAACGAACGAGGTGAGATTACTCGTCTGTGGGATAAGGCAGCAGAGCGGGAAATGCTGAAGCCGGGTGAACGGGGCAACCAATTCCACTTTTTCCACGACCGTCCAACGCTCTGGGATGCATGGGATATCGACAGCCGTTATGAAGAGCAGGTTGCCGGGGAAGTGGAGCTATTGGAGAAAAAACTGGTGCTGGCTGGTACAACGAAGGATGTACTGCGTTTCCGCTGGAAACTCCACCAATCGGTAATTACACAAGATATCGTCTTCTACCATGAGTCACGGCGGATCGACTTCCAGACACAGGTGAGCTGGAACGAAAATCACAAGCTTCTAAAAGTCGGTTTTCCAATCGATGTCGTGACTTCCAAAGCGACCTACGAAATTCCCTTTGGCGCATTGGAGCGGCCAACGCACCGTAACACCAGTTGGGAACAGGCCCAGTATGAAGTCTGTGGTCACCGGTTCGCGGATGTATCCGAATACGGATACGGCGTGAGCTTGCTCAATGACTGCAAATACGGCTATGACGTACAGGGAAGCACCATCCGTTTATCCCTGCTTCGTGCACCGAAATGGCCGGACCGTACGGCTGATCTGGGCGAACATGAATTCACGTATTCCCTGTATCCGCATGAAGGGGACTGGCGTAAAGCACACACGGTACGTCATGCTGCAGAGCTGAATCATGAGGTAACCGTGCAGCATGCGGAGCAAAGCGCAGGCAGACGTCCGGCAACAGGGGCATGGATCAATTTTGATAGCAGCCATGTTGTACTGGATACGGTTAAGCCGGCCGAAGACGGACACGGCACGATACTTCGTTTCTATGAATCTTCAGGCAAGCGCGAACAGGTAACCCTGCAATGGCCGCATGCATTTGAACAGGCGTACCTCTCCAATGCGTTGGAAGAAGCGGGAGAGCCTCTGGACAGCAGCAATGGTCAGATTACATTATCTTTTAAACCTTACGAAATCAAAACCGTGCTGCTGCGGTAA
- a CDS encoding beta-galactosidase: protein MSTHVKGNKLIIFADPDFPVESQRPSHQALDTWQGSNEIIVASAGELAEVLNAAAGEGCLVNLHAPYFPKFAWTAIAAYLHQGGSLISVGGSPFKRPVRDEDGAWVVESEQTAYHQELYIHEALNVSSASVQTYASSEQISLLAGKEDLFEIADTWNLVPHTTKSSDLPHQMGSAGPMSTQIYPLLCGVSKDGRSIAAPAVLWENSRSTFAGSRWMFVNLPLTASFWEQDGANEIVKWAQFCAKGVTELSLKPNYATYEPGERAVLTLQGQILQRTGDRRAVSELWTFDLTVEREDRTTATTEKVWSHQLEMELSGEQQFARLTLPASVESGLYRIVCRAQAPDGEVRILRQGFWGQDDALLAEGEVITRSRDYFVKDGRPLPVVGMTYMTSDVARKFLFLPNADVWDRDMAQMAKAGINWIRTGIWTAYRNMMQVDGHMAEDVLRAIDAFLLTAKRHGLQVTFTFFSFTPETWEGTNPYLDPQSVEAQKRFIRSIVSRHTHTTHVDWDLINEPSMFDPVRIFSAGPRSARDSHEQQAFVDWLQQRHETIEALQEAWNMSPKQLPNFAAAVIPEPEEINFDVQDMHKAKKGTRWLDYCLFSMEMHNVWARELVGTIKDLVPDHLVTVGQDEALGAQRPSPFFYEREVDYTTVHSWWLNDDLIWDGIFTKTPYKPNLIQETGIMYVETPDGRAKRTEAELRSILERKYAYAFATGGAGAVQWIWNTNFYMDNANESHIGALRADGTEKPEADVSYDFGRFMHKVRDLFEDRELEDIAVVFPYSNDFSNRSLAYDATTKLTRVMSYDLKLPFRAVSEYHLEALEQQPPKLIIVPSPHNMDTEALLQLLAFTEKQGACLLITGPLGLDAYWKASDRADHIVGKRSLGNVQREELLNINGVNHRVTYGRRRIAEVAKENLLHGDKVTPDEVTIVPWGKGKIMWTPLPLELNGRDEPLADLYRYAAETAGIYQELEWISGGEIVGIYGRKLSFPKGNLYVFVSESSLNHKVHVRDTRTGVSYEFQLEKNRSVLFATDAAGKLHTVYRPEDVEIVQQDGEVG, encoded by the coding sequence ATGAGCACACATGTGAAGGGAAACAAGCTGATTATCTTCGCTGATCCCGATTTTCCAGTAGAAAGCCAGCGGCCATCACACCAGGCTCTGGATACTTGGCAAGGGTCCAATGAGATCATCGTTGCAAGCGCAGGCGAACTGGCTGAGGTGTTGAATGCAGCAGCAGGTGAGGGTTGTTTGGTGAATCTGCACGCACCCTACTTTCCAAAATTCGCCTGGACTGCAATTGCAGCCTACCTGCATCAGGGAGGAAGCCTGATCAGTGTGGGTGGTTCTCCCTTCAAGCGTCCTGTCCGGGATGAGGACGGAGCTTGGGTTGTAGAGTCAGAGCAGACCGCATACCATCAGGAGCTTTATATTCATGAGGCGTTAAATGTATCTTCAGCGAGTGTACAAACGTACGCTTCATCTGAACAAATTTCACTACTTGCTGGCAAAGAGGACTTGTTTGAAATCGCAGATACGTGGAATCTGGTGCCGCATACCACCAAATCAAGTGATCTGCCTCACCAGATGGGTTCGGCTGGACCGATGAGCACGCAGATCTATCCGCTACTTTGCGGCGTGAGCAAGGATGGGCGCAGCATCGCCGCTCCGGCCGTCCTGTGGGAGAACTCCCGCAGTACATTTGCCGGTTCACGATGGATGTTTGTGAATCTGCCGCTGACCGCCTCATTCTGGGAGCAGGACGGTGCTAACGAGATTGTGAAGTGGGCCCAATTCTGTGCCAAAGGGGTAACCGAGCTGTCCCTGAAACCCAACTATGCGACGTATGAACCAGGTGAACGGGCTGTACTTACGCTTCAGGGTCAGATTTTACAGCGTACTGGCGACAGACGTGCGGTGTCCGAGCTGTGGACGTTCGACCTGACCGTTGAAAGGGAGGATCGGACAACCGCTACGACTGAGAAGGTATGGAGCCACCAGCTGGAGATGGAGCTTTCGGGAGAGCAGCAGTTTGCGCGTCTTACACTCCCGGCTTCAGTAGAAAGTGGGCTGTACCGAATCGTATGCCGTGCGCAAGCACCTGACGGGGAAGTTCGAATTTTGCGCCAAGGTTTCTGGGGTCAGGATGACGCATTGCTTGCTGAAGGGGAAGTGATTACCCGGAGCAGAGACTATTTTGTAAAAGACGGACGACCTCTGCCTGTTGTAGGCATGACGTACATGACCTCCGATGTAGCCCGGAAATTCCTGTTTCTGCCGAACGCCGACGTATGGGATCGGGACATGGCACAGATGGCGAAGGCCGGTATTAACTGGATTCGGACCGGGATCTGGACGGCCTACCGCAATATGATGCAGGTGGACGGACATATGGCAGAGGACGTGCTTCGCGCGATTGATGCCTTCCTGTTAACGGCGAAGCGCCACGGCCTGCAGGTCACGTTTACGTTCTTTTCCTTTACACCTGAGACGTGGGAAGGCACGAATCCCTATCTGGACCCGCAAAGCGTCGAGGCACAGAAGCGTTTCATCCGCAGCATTGTCAGCCGGCATACGCATACCACCCATGTGGATTGGGATCTGATTAACGAGCCATCCATGTTTGATCCGGTGCGCATCTTCTCGGCTGGCCCACGCTCGGCCAGGGATTCGCATGAACAGCAGGCATTTGTCGATTGGCTGCAGCAGCGGCATGAGACCATTGAAGCGCTGCAAGAAGCATGGAACATGTCACCGAAGCAGCTTCCAAACTTTGCAGCTGCAGTTATTCCGGAGCCGGAAGAGATTAACTTTGATGTACAGGACATGCACAAAGCGAAAAAAGGAACCCGCTGGCTCGATTATTGTCTCTTCTCGATGGAGATGCACAATGTTTGGGCAAGAGAGCTAGTAGGTACGATTAAGGATCTGGTGCCGGATCATCTGGTTACCGTAGGTCAGGACGAGGCCCTGGGTGCACAGCGTCCTTCGCCGTTTTTCTATGAACGCGAAGTGGATTATACAACCGTGCACTCCTGGTGGTTAAACGATGATCTGATCTGGGACGGCATTTTCACCAAAACGCCGTATAAACCGAATCTCATTCAGGAAACGGGCATCATGTATGTGGAAACTCCGGATGGACGTGCCAAGCGTACGGAAGCAGAGCTTCGCAGCATCCTTGAACGAAAGTATGCCTATGCTTTCGCCACAGGTGGTGCCGGAGCGGTGCAATGGATCTGGAATACCAACTTTTATATGGATAATGCCAATGAGTCTCATATCGGGGCACTTCGTGCAGATGGTACAGAGAAGCCGGAAGCGGATGTATCCTATGATTTTGGCCGATTCATGCACAAGGTGCGTGATCTCTTCGAGGATCGCGAGCTGGAGGATATTGCGGTGGTGTTCCCGTACTCCAATGACTTCTCCAACCGTTCCCTTGCTTACGATGCAACAACCAAGCTTACGCGTGTGATGTCCTATGATCTGAAACTGCCGTTCCGTGCCGTATCCGAATATCATTTGGAAGCACTGGAGCAGCAGCCACCGAAGCTGATTATCGTACCGAGTCCGCATAATATGGATACGGAGGCATTGCTTCAGCTTCTTGCATTCACGGAGAAGCAGGGTGCATGCCTGCTGATCACTGGACCGCTGGGACTGGACGCGTACTGGAAGGCAAGTGATCGGGCAGATCATATCGTGGGTAAACGCAGTTTGGGTAACGTGCAGCGTGAGGAACTGCTAAATATTAATGGAGTGAATCACCGAGTAACCTATGGAAGACGCCGTATTGCGGAAGTGGCAAAGGAGAATTTGCTTCATGGGGATAAGGTTACACCAGATGAAGTGACTATTGTGCCATGGGGAAAAGGGAAAATCATGTGGACCCCGCTGCCCCTCGAGCTTAACGGACGGGATGAGCCGCTCGCGGACCTGTATCGTTATGCGGCCGAAACGGCTGGTATCTATCAGGAGCTGGAATGGATATCTGGCGGAGAAATCGTAGGGATTTATGGCCGGAAGCTGAGTTTTCCAAAAGGAAATCTATATGTATTTGTGTCAGAGTCTTCACTCAATCATAAGGTTCATGTAAGAGATACCCGCACTGGCGTATCCTATGAATTCCAATTGGAGAAAAATCGCTCCGTGCTGTTTGCCACAGATGCTGCAGGAAAACTGCATACGGTGTATCGCCCTGAAGATGTTGAGATTGTACAACAAGATGGAGAGGTGGGCTAA